One Terriglobales bacterium genomic region harbors:
- a CDS encoding 2-oxoacid:ferredoxin oxidoreductase subunit beta, protein MATTPTSSTPSAPPPKTNRIGLSVVDYKGGKTTLCAGCGHNAISERILEAMYEMGVKPERVAKLSGIGCSSKSPAYFMSRSHSFNAVHGRMPSVATGAVLANRSLLALGVSGDGDTASIGMGQFVHLLRRNLPMIYIIEDNGVYGLTKGQFSATADLGSKLKTGSPNDLPPFDCCALALKWGATFVARSFSGDKKQLQALIKAAISHNGLSVIDVVSPCVTFNDHEGSTKSYGYVKEHEEALHELDYVPYFEE, encoded by the coding sequence AGCACTCCATCGGCTCCGCCGCCGAAAACAAACCGCATCGGCCTTTCCGTCGTTGACTACAAGGGCGGCAAGACCACGCTCTGCGCCGGCTGCGGGCACAACGCCATCTCCGAGCGCATCCTGGAGGCGATGTACGAAATGGGCGTGAAGCCGGAGCGCGTCGCCAAGCTCTCGGGCATCGGCTGCTCGTCGAAGAGCCCGGCGTACTTCATGAGCCGCTCGCACTCCTTCAACGCGGTCCACGGGCGCATGCCCTCGGTCGCCACCGGCGCCGTGCTCGCCAACCGCTCGCTGCTGGCGCTCGGCGTTTCCGGCGACGGCGACACCGCCTCCATCGGCATGGGCCAGTTCGTCCATCTGCTGCGCCGCAATCTCCCCATGATCTACATCATCGAGGACAACGGCGTCTACGGGCTGACGAAGGGCCAGTTCTCGGCAACGGCCGACCTCGGCTCGAAGCTGAAGACCGGCTCGCCGAACGATCTGCCGCCGTTCGATTGCTGCGCCCTCGCGTTGAAGTGGGGCGCCACGTTCGTCGCGCGTTCCTTCAGCGGCGATAAGAAGCAGCTCCAGGCGCTGATCAAGGCTGCCATCTCGCACAACGGCCTCTCGGTCATCGACGTGGTCTCCCCGTGCGTTACTTTCAACGACCACGAAGGCTCCACCAAGAGCTACGGCTACGTGAAAGAGCACGAAGAGGCCCTGCACGAGCTCGATTACGTCCCGTACTTCGAGGAGA